The Lolium rigidum isolate FL_2022 chromosome 2, APGP_CSIRO_Lrig_0.1, whole genome shotgun sequence genomic interval AAGAAGCAGACAACTTGAACGGACAGTTTGAAGCGTATCAGTTCATTAGAAGGTGGAACGACGACAGCACAAAATGGAATTATTTAGAGAGTTTTCAGATAATATCAGTGTCTTTATGTGAATATACAAAGTTGCATATATTGCATTTTGTGATCGTTCCAACGTGACTATGGATCTTAGGTTcaaatatgaattgcatgtgaaacAAAATTGTGTCTGAAAAAAATGATTCTAGACATGAAAGGCATGCATATTCATCAGAGCGCTGAATTGCTCAGACCAATCTAACAGCCTTCAAACAAATGCGTTCATGCAGAACATTTACTCTACAAAGTTTCGTCACATCTCGCTCTTGGGACAAAGGCTTGCTAATATATGCAAGTTAATACTGGTTTGGAAAAATGAGATGAGTCAACCTGAAGATAACATAACACtctcaactgaaaaggaattaatAAACAGAAGAATCGTGAAGTTTGAAGCGTAGACTTACAGGAATATCCGTGATATCACCAATTGCAAAAATGTTATTATAACCCTTCACTCTTAGATCCTTTTCCACCATTAATCTTCCCTTGTTGTCCAAAGATTCCTTTAGGATGGTATCATGTAGCCACGATGAACTCAGTGGCTTACCAATACATAAAAAGTGGCAATCAGCTGTTATTGTTTCTCCACTTGATGTTTTGTAGAGCTTCTCTGCGTTGGATAATGAATCCAAGTCGACTGATTGCTTGAAAAGCACATCTACTTTCTTCGAAGTCAGCCAATCAAGACACTTCTTTGAAGCCTTTTGATCAATAAATTCAAGTAACCGTGATCCTCTGTGTACAATGGTCACCTTCTTCTCTGGATAGTCTACTGCAATCTCTCCAGCAAGTTCAACTCCAGTTGGACCACCCCCAATAATCAACACAGACTCTGATGATTTTATCTTTCCACTATCTGTTAAAAGATGAGAAGGCATAGGTAAGAAAAAAATAAGGTCACAAAACATAGTACTCCTATATTTCCTTATGTGGTTAGACTCCAGTTACCTCTCTGGAATTCTGCAAGCCTCTCTGCTCTGCTTCCTGGAGAAGCCAGCACATGGCCAGTCGCGACAACGAGATAATCGTATGCAAGAGATTGACCATCGGCAGTCAGGACAGAATCCTCGGTGATATTGACTGCAGAAGATGTTACAATGGTTGCGGTGGTGAGGTAATCTTTGTGATAGATTAACGACCTCTCAGCGAAAGATGGCTCAACCATTGATCTTAGTTCGGCCCAGCTGATCTCCATGTACTCCTTCCTGCCATTAGAAGAAGAATTTTTCATGAGCAAACTTTCAATTCCAAAGAAGTAGCTAATACAACCAAAGGGTGTGAAGCCATTTCAGTGTAAACTGTAAAGATCACATAACAGGATGTTTAGCATAATTGAATCTGTATGTAGAAGGTTCAAGTGCTACGATTTTGGACCAGTGAGTGCTTGTGGAACTTCCTATAACGATATTCTTAGCACACTCATTTATACTGCTCACTCATAAGTGTGGATAACACAGTACATGGCATTGTTAGCACAATTTGTACAGTCAGATCTCGCGTCATTTTTTGACTGTCATTTTATCAACCGGCCACTCCCCACAATTCAGAAACTTCAGTTGGCATAGTCTGCCTTAATCCTCGATATCTCTAATTCAGAGAGATACTCCAGTGTGTGAAAGAACACAAATAGCAAGAAAATGGCGGAGCATGATTGCTGTATTTCTCTCACGCCAGAAATTAAAGCAGAAAGATGTGGCAATTCTAGAGGATTGGGTGAACGCAACGGTTTCACCCTATCCCTGTGGGGATTATTCCCCACGAAAACTCTtctaccaaacaaggcctaaaggGTATGAAGTCATTTCAGTGTAAAGATCACACAACAGGATCTTTAGCATTATTGATCTGTATGTACAAGTACAAGTGCTACAATTTCGGAGCCAGTGAGTGCTGTGGAACTTCCTATGTACCCGATACATCGAGAAAAGATCTGTATGTACTGTTTTACTCAATAATGTGGCTAAAACAGTACGCCAAAATCTTAGCACAACTTGTTTGATCAGATCTGGTGTCATTTTTCGGCTGTCGTTTTATCATCCGGTCACTCCCCACAATTTCGAAACTTCAGATGGCATAATCGGCCTTAATCCTCTACAGCTCTAATTCAGACAGGTACTCCAGTGCGTGACAGAACACAAACCGCAAGAGGCCAAGATACGGCTCGACTATGTATCGCGAGGATTCATCAAACAACCGGCTAAAAGAAACATGCCGGCATTTCCACAAGCACGTGGTACGCGTGAGAAGGAAGACGGGCAAAGGGAGGGCTTACGgatcgaggaggacgacgtcggCGTCGGGCTCCATGGTCTTGGCGAGGAGCGcgccgccgatgccgccgccgactACCACCACCCTGGGCTTGCCCGTCTCCGCCATCGCCGCGCTGTCTCGCTGCTCACGCGCACCAACTGGCCAGTTTCCAGCTTCCGTTCCACTGACTTCACACCGCACGTAAGGTTTTGTTGGACGGATGCCCGCGGCTTTCCAGCGTCGCATCGTGGCCGTCCGTCGCCGCGTGGAGGGCGCGTGATGACGTGTCTTCGTGGGCGggcttggcggagaagaaagggaTTGCGCGTGTGCTTTGCCACCGAACAAATCCAAGACATGGCCCACCCACGCTTTATGTTGTTTACTAAAAAAAATGTGTTTTTTTTGGGACAAATTATCAAAATTGGTAGCTGGAATATGAAGTGCCCCTTTTCTCTTTACACCTCATTTGGCTGCTACAAGTTGGGCCTACAATTTTGGAACTGGAATTGAACAATAGAGTGTTTGGCTGCCACAAGAATCAGAATTATACAAAGTTGCTCCTCCATGCATCAAGTCATCTTTAAAAAACCCCAATGGTTTCATGAAAGATTTATGGCGCAAATACAAGGTTACATGTTTTCATATCGAGGTTTAACGAAAAAGTGACATATACAAGGATGTGTGACATACATACACGAATGCACCACCGATGGTCTAAAAGTTGTCCCTCGACACTCGGCAGGAACACTGCCCATCAAATTTCAGACAATTTCATGAAACACTAAGAGATAAATGACTTAAATATTTACGGAAGAGTGTGCACGGCATATTTATACTTTTTTCCTCTACCAATATAAAAGCTCTCATTCGCAGGTGGACAATGGTTGCCATATTTTCGGTGGATTTTGAGCAAAAAGTTATGTGTGAACATAAGATTTCATTTTTTGGATAACGAAATATAATTTCGAAAATATGGGATTTAACAATGAATAACTTACTTTCCAATATGACAATCAAACATTTTATCTGAACAAGAGTGAAGTATCTTACAACAAAAACCAAATCTTATCGGAGTTGGATTTGAAATCTAACTGAATGCAATAAATCCAATTCTCAGGAGAGGAACGGGGTGTTAATTTCCGTCCACAATTATCCACGTACAATACTCCTGTTAGCTAACAGAGTTCGTGTCTGTTACGATATAGATCGTTGtaatcctaatctatctctatatGTATCGCCTGGTGACGCATAGCACCAAACCCAATATAAATAGAACATCCAGGGGGCTCGGCAGATTCATCCGAGTAGAACCCTATACCCTGTATCGCTAACTTTTACATGGTATCGAGAGCAGGCTCTTCCGCCTCGTCTACCTGATCGCATCGACGACGAAAATCATCCCCCTGATCGGCATCGCGCCCTCCGCCCGCCCCGTCGATATTCATCTGCTCGTTCGCCATGGCGTCTTCGAGCAGCTTCGCCCCGATCAATCTCGGGAACCCACCGACGGAAAAACTTACCAGGAAGAACTTTCCGCTGTGGCGCTCCATGGTGCTCCCTGCTATTCGAGGGGCACAGATGGTCGGTCTTCTGGATGGATCCGACGCAGAGCCGCCCAAAGAACTCGCCCCAACCGCGGCGGACAAGACGGCTGATGACCAGGCGCAACCGGTGCCTAATCCGGCGTATGCTGCCTGGCTCGCACGGGACCAATCTGTCCTGTCATACCTCCTGCAATCCCTCTCCCTCGAAATCCTGCCTCATGTTCACCGGATTGAGCACTCTGCCGGTGTCTGGAAGGCTCTTGAGGAGATGTTCGCGGCTCAAAGTGAAGCCCGCGTCACCAATCTGCTCGTGGCGCTCGCGAACACCAAAAAGTTGCAGATGACTACTGCTGAATTCCTCACCAAGATGCAGGGGTTCGCCGACGAGCTTGTCTCCGCCGGTCATCCTCTGCAAGATCGCCAGCTCGTGTCCTACATACTTGCCGGGCTTGGCAGCGGCTACAACTCACTTGTCGCCGCTCTCGGCGTGGCACCCACGCCTATCTCGCTGAGTATGTTGTACTCCCAACTGCATGCCTATGATCAGCGTCAAGAGATGCTCAACGCATCGCCATCTGAGGAATTTGAGACATCAGCCAACATCGCCGCCCGTCAGCGCCGCCAGCAATACTACTCCAACAACGGCTCTGGCAAACCCCGTGGTGACCGCGGTGACCGTCGGGACGATCGCCGAGATGAGCGCCGAGATGGGCGCCGTGATGAGCGTCCGCCGTACCAGGGCCGGGGTGGTGGTGGCCGTGGACCTCCAGGCGGGGGTCGAGGACGTGGTCGTGGCCGCCGCCGCACAACTCCATGGGCCAATGTCACTTGTCAAATCTGCGACAAGGAAGGACACTACGCCAAGGATTGCTGGTCACGCTATGAGGAAGCTGACAGCTATGGTGAGAAGGAGATCAATGCCGCCTATGGAGTGGACACAAATTGGTACCAAGATTCTGGTGCCACTCATCACATCAccggagagctcaacaacttgtcCATGCGAGACACATACAAGGGCTACGACAAGGTCAACACTGCCAACGGACAAGGTATGACTATTTCCCATATTGGTCAATCAATAGTTCATAACCATGCTCGAAATTTTCATCTTCGCAATGTTCTCTATGTTCCCAATGCATCTAAGAATCTTCTCTCCGTTCATCGTTTCACATATGATAATAGAGTATTCATAGAGTTTCATCCCTTCTTCTTTTTGATTAAGGATCAGGTCACCAAGAAAATAATTCATAAAGGACGGTGTGTTGGTGGGCTTTATCCGCTCATTTCATCATTGGAGTCATCAAGTTCTCAGAAGCATGCTTTTGTCGCCACTACACCATCTCAGTCTCGGTGGCATAGTCGTTTAGGTCATCCTTCGTTTGTCATAGTTAGGTATATTGTTAGCAAACATAAACTCCCCTGTGTTCAGGATTCTAGTCATGAGTTAGTGTGTGATCCTTGTCAGCAAGCTAAAAGTCATCAGTTACCATATCCTATATCAACTAGTGTATCTACAGTTCCCCTTCAGTTAgtattttctgatgtatggggtcctgcacctACTTCTGTTGGTCGCCATGATtactatgtaagcttcattgatgattatagcaagtttacTTGGATTTATTTGCTTAAGAAAAAATCCGATGTTTTGGCTGCCTTTATGAACTTTCAGAAACTCGTTGAACGAAAATTTGATAGAAAAATTCTTACAGTACAATCTGACTGGGGGGAGAATACATCAAACTCAACTCCCTCTTACAAACACAGGGAATTTCTCATCTTGTGTCCTGTCCCCATGCTCATCAGCAAAACGGGGCAGCTGAAAGAAAACACCGTCATATTGTCGAAGTTGGCCTATCACTTCTTGCCAATGCTGGCATGCCCTtaaaattctgggatgaagcctTCCTCACTGCCACATATCTCATAAACATGCTTCCTAGCAAAGTTATCAATAATGACACACCTATGCATCGTCTTTTAGGCACACATCCAAATTATTCTTCTCTTCGAGTCTTTGGCTGTGCATGTTGGCCCAACCTTCGTCCATACAATAAGCGTAAGCTCGCTTTCCGCTCTAAGCAATGTGTCTTCCTAGGCTATAGTCCTCGCCACAAAGGGGTCAAGTGTCTTGAAGTGTCCACTGGTCGAGTCTATATATCtcgtgatgttgtctttgatgagacTGTGTTTCCTTTCCAAAATTTACATCCCAATGCTGGTGCTCTCCTTCGAAAACAAATTCTCTTGCTTGACCCCTCTCTCCATAGTTTTGAGCAAGGGAATGATACTTTTGATGACACCCATATGGAAAATACTCATGCTACTGATTATTTGCATAGACCTGGTTCTGTTGCTCTACAGGATACAGCTCTCCAAAACAATGCAGCAGGcgaaaatcttggtcaaaacagTGAATCCCGCAGCTCGGGAGGCTCCTCTGAAGTTTCAGGTGCTAACAACAGCAGCACAGGTTCCGAGGGCGATTCTCTGCCAGGATCTACTTCGGGATCAGCACAGATTCCGTCGGATCACACGCCTGCCGCGTCagacagcagcagcagcgccgtgCGCACGTCCACGCCTGACCGCAGCCGTAGCAGCTCTGCGCGCCACTCGCCTGCGCCCACGTCGCCTCGCTCGGCGGCCCCAGGCGGAGCATCTCCCGCCCATCAGACCACCTCAGGATCTTCTGCGGGCGCGTCGCCGTCCGCGTCCCCATCTGCCTCTCGTTCAGACACACAGCAGAGCACAGGCGCAGTGGATCCCCATGTCTCCTCGACAGCAACAGCACGCCCTGGCTCATCTGCCATCCCTGCAGCCGGATCTTCTGTACCATCTGGTTCTGTTCGCCCCGGTGTGTCTGCCTCCACACGCCCTGTCACACGTTCTTCAACGGGGATTGTTAAACCTCGTGACTACAAAGATGGTACGGTGAGATGGCTCCTGTCGTGTACGTCTGATGAGCCAGCCAATGTAGCTGATGCTttgcaagatacaaattggaggcATGCCATGGATGAAGAATTTGATGCTCTTCAACGAAACAACACATGGAGGTTGGTTCCATCACATGTTGGTAAAAATGTCATTGACTGCCGCTGGATTTACAAAATTAAACGCAAGTCTGATGGTTCTATTGATCGATATAAGGCTAGATTGGTAGCTAAGGGTTTCAAGCAGCGCTATGGGATTGACTATGAGGATACCTTCAGTCCCGTTGTCAAAATTGCAACTGTTCGTCTTGTTCTGGCAGTTTCTGTGTCAAGGGGATGGAGTCTGCGACAGTTAGATGTCAAGAAtgcgtttcttcatggcgttctggaagaggaggtctatATGAGACAGCCACCAGGGTATGAAGATAAGGACAAGCCAACTCACATCTGCAAACTGGACAAGGCGCTTTATGGGTTGAAACAGGCACCTCGAGCTTGGTATTCACGGTTGAGCACTAAACTCATTACTCTTGGTTTTGTTGCTTCCAGATCTGATATGTCAATTTTCATCTATCGCAAGCGCCAAGTTACAATCTACATGctcatttatgttgatgatattattgttgCTAGCTCCTCTCAAGCTGCAACAGATGCTCTTCTCATGGATTTGCGTCAGGAATTTGCTCTTAAGGATCTTGGTGATCTTAGTTTCTTCTTGGGCGTTGAGGTGAAGAAGGTATCTAATGGATTGGTTCTGAGTCAGTCCAAGTATGCTCAGGAGATTCTCACACGTGTTGGCATGGCCAACTGCACTGGTATGTCCACACCTCTGTCCTCTTCAGAGAAGATTGTTGCTCAAGGGGAGTTGCTGGGTCCTGAAGACAGCACCAAGTACAGAAGTGTTGTAGGTGCATTGCAATATCTTACTCTCACTAGACCGGATTTGTCATATGCAGTCAACAAAGTATGTCAGTATCTGCACGCTCCTACTACTATGCATTGGACTGCTGTCAAGCGTATTCTGCGGTATGTAAAACATACTATGACAGTTGGTCTTACGTTCTCAAAGTCCAGCTCTACATTGGTCAGTGCCTTCtcagatgctgattgggctggttGTGTTGATGACCGCCGCTCCACAGGAGGGTTTGCTGTGTTCTTTGGACCAAATCTTATTtcttggagcgcaaagaagcaggCAACTGTCTCTAGATCAAGCACTGAAGCAGAATACAAGTCTGTAGCAAATGCCACAGCGGAGGTTATTTGGTTGCAGTCTCTTCTTGCTGAGCTAGGTGTGCGACTGACACAAGTTCCttgtttatggtgtgataatcttggagcCACATACTTGTCAGCgaatccagtgtttcatgcaagggcaaagcatattgagatagattttcACTTTGTCAGAGAACGAGTGATGAAGAAGCAATTAGAGATTCGGTTTATACCTTCAAAAGATCAAGTTGCAGACGGCTTCACAAAACCGCTTCCTTATCAAGCATTTGAGAATTTCAAACATAATCTCAACTTGTccaagttgtgattaagggagggtgttagctAACAGAGTTCGTGTCTGTTACGATATAGATCGTTGtaatcctaatctatctctatatGTATCGCTTGGTGACGCATAGCACCAAACCCAATATAAATAGAACATCCAGGGGGCTCGGCAGATTCATCCGAGTAGAACCCTATACCCTGTATCGCTAACTTTTACAACTCCCCCTTTCTAATATAGGATGCCTATAATTTGTttgatcaaagtcaaactttttgAAGTTTGACCAATTCTATAGAAAAAAATATCAACAATCTAGTTTTATCTGAACTAGAGTGGAGTATcttacaaaaaaaacaaatcttatCGGAGTTGGATTTGAAATCTAATTGAATGAATAAAATTTAATTCTCAGGAGAGAAACGAGGTCTTAATTTTTGGCCACAATTATCCACGTACAATACTCCCTCCTTTCTAAATTATGATGCCTGTAATTCTTTTGATCAAAGTCAAGCTTTTTGAAGTTTGATCAATTATATAGGAAAATGTAACTAGAGTGGACTATCTTACAACAAAAACCAAATCTTATCGGAGTCGGATTTGAAATCTAATTGaacgaataaaattttattctcaGGAGAGAAAAGAGGTCTTAATTTTCGTCCACAATTATCACCGTACAATACTCCCTCCTTTCTAAAATAGGATGCCTATAATTTTTGATCAAAGTCAAACCTTTTCAAGTTTGATCAATTATATAGAAAAAGTATCAATATCTACAGTACCAAATGCACATgatacaaaaatatatttcatgatgattcTAAGAATATTAATTTAAATTATAAATGTTGTTACTTTTCTCTATATAGTCGAtcaaatttgaaatgtttaaCTTTAACCAAAAATTATAAACATCTTATTTGGGGAAGGAGAAAGTACTTGTGAAATTCATGCGTTCCAAACAGAATCTTAGTTGCACGTGACTGTTCGTTATGATCATGAATAACACTCGCACAGTCTCCAAAATCATCGGTGTACTATTATGGTGGAAAAACATATTAACCTGAAATACAACTGACCGATGACACGTTGATGAACTTCAATTTAGTaaggaaaatagaaaatatatgATTATTTGGAACCACAGTTTCACAAAGCCAAATATAGGAGGGAGGAACCTAAAAAACTACAGTCCATGCAATTCCTACTATGAGCACTAGAGGCCACCCATGAACTTCTCCTCGATTTTCCCGGCTTTCTTTCCACCAATAGATCCTTGAGTGTTTATCTACCTCATCCCACCTCTCTTAGCAAGCCAACTCCTCTATTTTCATCTTCTCCGGCCGCCGTGCAATTTCAGGCCATTTGGGCCTACATATGGGGCACTTCGCCTCCTCCCTTTGTCTTAGCGCGGTGCGACACTTATAACATCCAATTCCGCCTCCTTATCTCGACGACGAAATGAAGGTGAATAGTCTTAAGGTAAACCTACTTACACTTTTTTTTAGATGAACCTACTTACACTTGATATTCCTCAGTTTAATACATGAATCAAGATGATAAAAAAGTAGCAATTAAGAAGATGGTATAAAAGCAGATAATTATTGGTCATAATCTGCAGATTGCAGATCTGGAAATTGTCACAGCTTCGAATCTAcacattaccttttcatttttctaGAAAAGCCTTTTTTCCTTCAAAATGTAGTTTGATAGCATCTGCATACAATGCAAGTCCAAATAGACGGTGCAAAGCAACATCTCTTTTTTAGATGCAAAACAGCATTTTTAAGAGATGGATATTCCTTGGCAAACCGCGTGGGTTTATCCTGCAAGACTCCCTGGTCATGTTTCACGTCAAGTAGAAATCACATTAATTAGATATATATTTATTGGAAGCCTTATTCCTAGGGTTTGCCATCTATTTGCCCTAACTAACACCATCGTGTCTTGCGATCGATCGATGCGGAAACAGCGCATGGACTCACCGGCAGACGGCGGCGCGCCGGGGCTCCGGCGCAGCGCTAGCGCGAAGCAGGCGCCCTCCCCGTCGCCTCTCAGCGGCAACAACGCCTCCTCTCAGAagcagccgccgcgcgcctccaccTCTACCTCCTTGGCGCGCAAGGCGCCGTCCATCAACTGCATCGCGgccacctccaccgacaccccGCCGGCCACCCCCAGAGGCAAAACCAAGCAGCCGTCGTCGGCGTCCTCGTCGTCGTACTACACGTCGATGTTTTCCCCGAGGAAGCTCATGCAGCGCGCCTCCCGCGCCTTCCGCGGATCCGGCAGGTCCCGCCGCAAGAAGAAcgcgatggcgccggcggccgtGGATGGCAGCGATGTGGACAGCCCAAGGTCCGTCGTCAGCAAGGGCTCCGACGCCGACAGCGTCTTTTCGTTGGACGATCAGATCACCGCGGACGGCGACGTCGCAAAGCAGCAAGAGGAGGA includes:
- the LOC124685962 gene encoding apoptosis-inducing factor homolog B-like, translating into MEPDADVVLLDPKEYMEISWAELRSMVEPSFAERSLIYHKDYLTTATIVTSSAVNITEDSVLTADGQSLAYDYLVVATGHVLASPGSRAERLAEFQRDSGKIKSSESVLIIGGGPTGVELAGEIAVDYPEKKVTIVHRGSRLLEFIDQKASKKCLDWLTSKKVDVLFKQSVDLDSLSNAEKLYKTSSGETITADCHFLCIGKPLSSSWLHDTILKESLDNKGRLMVEKDLRVKGYNNIFAIGDITDIPEIKQGYLAQKHALLVAKNLKLLIKGSPASKMATYSTGYPLAIVSLGRKEGLAQLPFVTLTGCIPGMLKSKDLFVGKTRKQMGLDA
- the LOC124689211 gene encoding uncharacterized protein LOC124689211: MDSPADGGAPGLRRSASAKQAPSPSPLSGNNASSQKQPPRASTSTSLARKAPSINCIAATSTDTPPATPRGKTKQPSSASSSSYYTSMFSPRKLMQRASRAFRGSGRSRRKKNAMAPAAVDGSDVDSPRSVVSKGSDADSVFSLDDQITADGDVAKQQEEEVVPEKIIHEANPSPAPIAAEQKDEGRDNTQEETSATKEEAEPKKESAPLAPEDNVADEIVAAKDAVKEKEQREEAIKAEVVKRFQGRRVRTTSTERRESARSNEAIEEARTKLLELRQGNRVQALVGAFETVMDSPQRRAAAGKPQLNLRV